The DNA window ACCGCCACTGACATGGTGATTGGCGCCGCCCATCGTGGCGGCCCTTTTAGTGTCTCCGCGATTGCCGTACATGGAGTCATGGAAGGTGTGCTCGACCCAACACACCTTTATCGCTTGAACAGTCTTGAACTGGTGGTGGCAGACGGTCAACCGGTGCGTTGGGCACTGAATCATCTCCACTCGGCCGGCCTGCGTGAACGCGTCTACGGCCCTAACCTGATGTTGTCAGTTCTTGGCCGCGCGGAGCAGGAAAAACTTGCAGTTTACCTCTACGGAAGCTCAGCGGATGTTCTTTCTCTTCTAACTGCCAACCTGCAACGGAGATTCCCCGGACTTATTATTGCCGGAACAAGTCCTTCAACCTTCGGGAAAATTACCGCTGAAGATGCCGACCGTATTGGCGAGAAGATCAGGCAGTCAGGCGCGCGCATCGTCTTTGTTGGTCTGGGCTGCCCACGCCAGGAGGTATGGGCGTATGAATTCAGACACCGCGTGAAGCTACCTATTCTCGCGGTCGGCGCTGCTTTTCCATTTGCTGCTGGAACGTTGCGACAAGCGCCACAATGGATGCAAGACCGCGGACTGGAATGGTTGTTCCGCTTGAGCACTGAGCCTCGGCGGCTGTGGCGCAGATATCTTTTGCTCAGTCCGGCATATCTATTTCTCATCGCCTGCCAATGGCTGGGCTTTCATTTTCACGCCACCGGAAAGCCACCGGCCAGTGAGGTTCTTTACGGTTGATTTTTGGGCTGTTTTTTCCCTTAGATCATCAGCAATTTGCTGAAGACAAGGCCAAAAGAAGCTCAGTAGTGTGCATCACATCTCGGGGGTGGCTACCCGGGAGCTAATCCCCGCCTGCGGTGATATTGTGGTAATGTTAAGTCATTCATCGCGCCTTTTATTTGAATGAAAATTGGTTCTTCAACCGCGTCCATTCCTAATCCGACGCCTCTTTTGTTTCTTATAACGGCCACCGCTCTTCTGGTCTGGCCAGACGCATCCGGCGTTACTGCGTTTGTGGTGGCGGCTGCCGTACTTGTCCCCATCGCCGTGTTCTGGA is part of the Terriglobia bacterium genome and encodes:
- a CDS encoding WecB/TagA/CpsF family glycosyltransferase; its protein translation is MSAVAKRNILGVLIDDADAKTATDMVIGAAHRGGPFSVSAIAVHGVMEGVLDPTHLYRLNSLELVVADGQPVRWALNHLHSAGLRERVYGPNLMLSVLGRAEQEKLAVYLYGSSADVLSLLTANLQRRFPGLIIAGTSPSTFGKITAEDADRIGEKIRQSGARIVFVGLGCPRQEVWAYEFRHRVKLPILAVGAAFPFAAGTLRQAPQWMQDRGLEWLFRLSTEPRRLWRRYLLLSPAYLFLIACQWLGFHFHATGKPPASEVLYG